The following are encoded together in the Vespa velutina chromosome 3, iVesVel2.1, whole genome shotgun sequence genome:
- the LOC124947937 gene encoding centrosomal protein of 135 kDa-like isoform X3: MDSLNLKVTDPNAILSLIEELCDLSYIEIQLKLNTYIQAKTGTKIYFLAPILYERKEIVIHVIGNKVLDHELRLPISSIFNLVINCQKTIMITSSELPKELLQYIYLDRHCIQVPFFLIPVQHHLKQLTALVVCLSGCENKNIDIDTCTKVVLDCFRYCLGYILSSLRCYEETRLKHQCQSILAISRKLITHLGDLTDLLHEIMTEVKKLTNAERCSLFLLENDQQELVAYVFDGISTKKFVKEMRISVNKGIAGHVATTGKLLNIQDTYKHPLFYRGIDEATGFKTKNILCFPIHDENGIVGVAQLCNKIDGLYFDELDEEIATAVSIYCGITIMHSIVYKKMQDAQARNKLSNEIMMYHMKVEDEAVFDLVNYKIKNNIIDFNKFYFSPRDIFYEDMPSYIIKIFNDLNFIKYFKIKMHTLARFILYVKKGYRNASYHNWVHAFSVAHFAYLLIKNLYLIREDYMTYLQAFVFLVSCLCHDIDHRGTNNAFQTTSESVLASLYSSEGSVMERHHFAQTMCVLNTEGCNIFENFNSQEYREALVFLKNNILATDLASHFLNTEKQNEIFRTGYKKHDFEHQKLLSGMLMTCCDLSDQTKNWTVTKKVAELIYEEFFSQGDLEKSMGRTPTEMMDRDKAFIPDLQVQFITDIVEPLFNNLAMLFPMAQPLVKILKYNKTLWEASKKACTQLQLIIDPYKCDNARLVQECNQLHLDLIETEETYQKQIKDLKKQVYKLECECNDLQLVSSRNLQKIKDLETESAKKSKKILDLQGKCLKPIISNIGIGNKKRPCYPLRRPVIEAEPLPKTGSSNSTLPSTHAVEPKILDLLSMADHRMSCLSHEVTKLKGELSLQTDNVYTLQNQLTTKEKEIIRLKKLLEGGRPYSAVAKDCLCKKVDKMHVVSHDIDENNDLKILLQNKQELEQQLKEAVNKQHEAMSQAMKLAERNEELEKELRDIDHIALSVEADCNSAVKENNRRVYRLQEKLEDVMEQVHILESELAVKRREVQELTADLEACKLEKRNIQRTLESTLEEKKKITNKINQLTIIEKSLNDEIERLSKENECQKQDIIQLQYTNKVLKEQLDTEVACGDDLKQLREKGEKNDQNRGKKNVEDSECSSFSQEINIDREEYKSIYKEDEVNKLVNNDRTSDNMRKLIIEKDLQIDNLQQSIKQLENERDYYRNECNCLKQKDESSNKDNVELWTRSYELRCQLNEKEKIIFELQKEKNDLYHERKELEAYKNQQKKTCIPSGSCKIYKPISTCAHLSSTLPHDIHIETTKVMLDSLELERDTARADVQRLTEERDVLYERLKGTQRGTVHGYEDQLEDLQEELRRTKQELTVQRTQFFQLRALQDQTDQALGDVQGQLTQSETELNKAIDRNRNMEQQHLQLDDQVKELKQEINNLHSNMAHLDREKDQLLMVLDEKTEKIVNLERELIHKEQQANSMEQQMRDLQHKNDFSRCFWNWCKVLSLRTRCFCEYRIAKCVSGRLCGSWWTSAFCYRSTTSCGWTQFHSFWTRICVDQSAEYERQFRSLQLEVKNVQRQLETSNTDRENAIQENRRLQDDLAAVMCEVRNLQHELESCRAESYDLKRQLQTYVSEVRRAEEMLNRKENERTEMLNHFRSLSLEATVLENNNHSLESEAAEARGALQTARDRLIDLERQLVDKDCLIRGYETQISELTQNVASMETQLRQQTEQRQRAEADLSAVRDLCIKMDQQKDSLMQQLEDKDVTKTQYETQLVRLRTEQNVIQDQIDRDRATIERLETLLDQARQESIKVQTTNQELQNEMSRLKQKISELQTTLSAESLELRQYQNQAAEYSKQISELRRQVTNERFDRARKEEENRRSLNSTPDSFNVDLNVVI; encoded by the exons atgGATTCATTAAACTTGAAAGTAACTGATCCCAATGCAATTCTTTCATTGATAGAAGAATTATGCGATCTATcttatatagaaatacaattgaagttaaatacatat ATACAAGCAAAGACtggtacaaaaatatatttccttgctcctattttatatgaaagaaaagaaatagttatTCATGTAATAGGTAATAAAGTTTTGGATCATGAATTAAGATTACCT atatcaagtatttttaatttggtAATAAATTGCCAGAAAACAATAATGATTACTTCTTCAGAATTACCTAAAGAATTAttgcaatatatttatttagacaGACACTGTATTCAAGTACCATTTTTCCTTATTCCTGTACAACATCATCTGAAACAATTAACAGCATTGGTTGTCTGCTTAAGTGgttgtgaaaataaaaatattgatatagaCACATGTACAAAAGTAGTTCTGGATTGCTTTAG ATATTGCCTTGGATATATTCTAAGCTCTTTAAGATGTTATGAAGAAACTCGATTAAAACATCAATGTCAAAGCATACTTGCTATTTCTAGAAAACTTATTACTCATTTAg GAGATTTAACTGACCTCTTACATGAAATTATGACGGAAGTTAAGAAGCTTACTAATGCAGAACGatgttctttatttcttttggaaAATGATCAACAAGAATTAGTGGCATATGTATTTGATGGAATATCGACGAAAAAG TTTGTTAAAGAAATGCGAATATCTGTTAATAAAGGTATAGCAGGTCATGTTGCTACGACAGGAAaactattaaatattcaagatACCTATAAACATCCATTATTTTATAGAGGTATTGATGAAGCAACAGGTTTCAAAACTAAAAATATACTTTGCTTTCCTATTCATGATGAAAATGGAATTGTTG GCGTTGCTCaactttgtaataaaatagatGGCTTGTATTTTGATGAACTTGATGAAGAAATTGCAACAGCTGTTAGTATTTATTGTGGTATAACAATTATGcatagtatagtatataaaaaaatgcaaGATGCACAAGctagaaataaattaagcaATGAAATCATGATGTATCATATGAAG GTTGAAGATGAAGCTGTTTTTGATTtggttaattataaaattaaaaataatattattgattttaataaattttatttcagtcctagagatatattttatgaggACATGCCTTCTTATATAATCAAGAtctttaatgatttaaatttcatcaaatattttaaaataaaaatgcacaCGTTAGCCAG GTTTATACTCTATGTTAAAAAAGGTTATAGAAATGCATCATATCATAATTGGGTACATGCATTTTCTGTTGCACATTTTGCTTATttactaattaaaaatttatacctTATTAGAGAAGATTATATGACATATTTGCAGGCTTTTGTGTTTTTAGTATCCTGCCTATGTCATGATATAGATCACAGAGGAACTAACAATGCTTTTCAAACTACTTCTGAATCAGTTTTAGCAAGTCTTTACAGTTCCGAAGGTTCGGTTATGGAG agACATCATTTTGCACAAACTATGTGCGTTTTAAATACAGAAGgttgtaatatatttgaaaattttaacagTCAGGAATATAGAGAGGCTTTGGTTTtcctaaaaaataatatacttgcAACTGATTTAGCAAGTCATTTCCTTAATAcagagaaacaaaatgaaatatttagaacTGGCTATAAAAAACATGATTTTGAACACCAGAAACTTCTTTCTGGCATGTTAATGACTTGTTGTGATCTTAGTGATCAAACGAAGAATTGGACAGTTACTAAAAAAGTTgct GAATTAATCTATGAGGAGTTTTTTTCTCAAGGTGACTTAGAAAAAAGTATGGGTAGAACTCCAACAGAAATGATGGATAGAGATAAAGCATTTATTCCAGATCTTCAAGTACAATTCATTACAGATATAGTAGAACCACTTTTTAA TAATTTGGCCATGCTATTTCCTATGGCACAACCACTTGTTAAgatcttaaaatataataaaacattgtGGGAAGCTTCTAAAAAG GCTTGTACTCAACTGCAATTGATAATTGATCCATATAAATGCGACAATGCAAGATTAGTCCAGGAATGTAATCAACTTCATTTGGATCTGATAGAAACAGAAGAAACATATCAAAAACAAATCAAGGATTTGAAGAAACAAGTATACAAATTAGAGTGTGAATGTAATGATCTACAATTAGTTTCTTCtagaaatttgcaaaaaattaaGGATCTTGAAACTGAATCAGCTAAAAAGTCGAAGAAGATATTAGATCTTCAAGGAAAATGCCTAAAACCAATCATAAGCAATATAGGAATCG gtAACAAAAAGCGCCCTTGTTATCCACTTAGAAGACCAGTTATAGAAGCTGAACCATTACCAAAAACAGGAAGTAGTAACAGTACATTACCAAGTACTCATGCTGTAGAACCAAAAATATTAGACTTATTGAGCATGGCAGATCATAGAATGAGCTGTTTAAGCCATGAGGTAACAAAACTTAAAGGAGAATTGTCATTGCAAACCGATAATGTGTACACATTACAAAATCAG ttaacaacaaaagaaaaagagataataagaCTGAAAAAACTGCTAGAGGGTGGTCGGCCATATAGTGCTGTTGCCAAAGATTGCCTTTGCAAAAAAGTTGATAAGATGCATGTTGTATCTCATGATattgatgaaaataatgatttaaagattcttttacaaaataaacaaGAGCTGGAGCAACAGTTAAAAG AAGCAGTAAATAAACAACATGAAGCTATGTCCCAAGCTATGAAACTTGCAGAACGAAatgaagaattagaaaaagaattaagagaTATAGATCATATTGCTTTATCAGTAGAAGCTGATTGTAATTCTGCAgttaaggaaaataatagaagagtATATAGACTTCaa GAAAAGTTAGAAGATGTAATGGAGCAGGTTCATATATTAGAAAGTGAATTAGCAGTGAAGCGTAGAGAAGTACAAGAATTAACAGCAGATCTTGAAGCATGTAAGCTTGAAAAACGTAACATTCAAAGAACATTAGAATCCActttagaagaaaagaaaaaaattacaaacaaaataaatcaattaacaataatag aaaaaagtttaaatgatgaaatagaaagattatctaaagaaaatgaatgtcaaaaacaagatattatacaattacaATATACCAATAAAGTATTGAAAGAGCAATTAGATACAGAAGTTGCTTGCGGAGATGATTTAAAGCAactaagagaaaaaggagaaaaaaatgatcaaaacAGGGGAAAAAAGA atGTAGAAGATAGTGAGTGTTCATCATTTTcgcaagaaataaatattgatagagaagaatataagagtatatataaagaagacgAAGTTAATAAGCtagttaataatgatagaacATCTGATAACAtgcgaaaattaattattgaaaaagatcTACAAATAGACAAT CTACAACAAAGTATAAAACAATTAGAAAACGAGCGAGATTATTACAGAAATGAATGCAATTGCTTGAAGCAAAAAGATGAAAGTTCTAACAAGGATAAC GTTGAATTGTGGACACGGTCTTATGAATTAAGATGTCAacttaatgaaaaagaaaaaataatttttgaattacaaaaagaaaaaaatgatttgtatcatgaaagaaaagaattagaagcttataaaaatcaacaaaaaaaaacttgtataCCTTCTGGGTCttgcaaaatatataaaccaATTAGCACTTGTGCACATCTATCTTCAACATTACCacatgatatacatatagaaactacaaaa GTAATGTTGGATTCTTTGGAGCTTGAAAGGGATACAGCTAGAGCGGATGTTCAACGTTTGACAGAAGAGCGTGATGTACTATATGAAAGACTTAag GGAACACAAAGAGGAACTGTACATGGATATGAGGATCAATTGGAAGATCTTCAAGAAGAATTAAGAAGAACTAAACAAGAATTAACAGTTCAACGTACCCAATTTTTTCAGCTTcg GGCATTGCAGGATCAAACAGATCAAGCACTTGGAGATGTACAGGGTCAATTGACTCAATCAGAGACCGAATTAAATAAGGCGATAGATCGTAACAGAAATATGGAGCAACAGCATTTACAACTTGATGATCAAGTAAAGGAATTGAAACAAGAAATCAACAATCTCCATTCGAATATGGCACATTTAGATCGAGAAAAAGATCAATTATTA ATGGTGTTGGATGAAAAGACTGAAAAAATTGTGAATTTAGAAAGAGAATTGATACATAAAGAGCAACAAGCAAATAGCATGGAACAGCAAATGCGAGATCTACAACATAAAAATGA TTTTAGCAGGTGCTTCTGGAACTGGTGCAAAGTATTGTCCCTTCGGACAAGATGCTTTTGTGAATATCGGATAGCAAAGTGCGTCTCTGGGAGACTGTGCGGTTCCTGGTGGACATCTGCATTCTGCTATCGTTCCACCACCTCCTGCGGCTGGACCCAATTCCATAGTTTCTGGACAAG aatatGTGTTGATCAGAGCGCAGAATATGAACGTCAATTCAGATCTCTGCAGCTCGAAGTAAAAAATGTTCAAAGACAATTGGAAACTTCTAATACCGATCGTGAAAATGCGATTCAAGAAAATCGTCGCTTGCAGGACGATCTCGCTGCTGTTATGTGCGAAGTTCGAAATCTTCAGCATGAATTAGAGTCTTGTCGTGCGGAATCTTACGACTTGAAAAGACAGTTACAGACTTATGTCAGTGAGGTACGACGAGCCGAAGAGATGCTGAATAGAAAG GAGAATGAAAGAACCGAAATGTTGAATCACTTTAGAAGTTTAAGTTTGGAAGCCACGGTATTGGAAAATAACAATCATAGTTTGGAATCTGAAGCAGCAGAGGCAAGGGGAGCTCTTCAAACAGCAAGAGATCGTTTGATAGATTTAGAACGACAGTTAGTGGATAAGGATTGTTTAATAAGGGGCTACGAAACACAG aTAAGTGAATTAACGCAAAACGTCGCCAGCATGGAAACTCAGTTACGCCAGCAAACGGAGCAGAGACAAAGAGCAGAAGCTGATTTAAGTGCAGTAAGGGACTTGTGTATCAAAATGGATCAACAAAAGGATTCACTTATGCAACAACTTGAAGATAAAGATGTAACGAAAACCcag TATGAAACGCAATTGGTAAGATTAAGAACTGAACAGAATGTTATTCAAGATCAAATAGATAGAGACCGTGCAACGATCGAGCGTTTAGAAACTCTACTGGATCAAGCAAGACAAGAATCTATCAAAGTTCAAACGACTAATCAAGAATTACAAAATGAAATGTCGAGACTTAAACAGAAAATATCTGAGCTTCAAACGACATT ATCTGCTGAGTCACTTGAACTTAGACAGTATCAAAATCAAGCTGCAGAGTACAGCAAACAAATCAGCGAGCTTCGCAGACAAGTTACGAATGAGAGATTTGATCGAgctagaaaagaagaagaaaatcgcag atcATTAAATTCTACGCCAGATAGTTTTAATGTCGATTTAAACGtggttatataa
- the LOC124947937 gene encoding centrosomal protein of 135 kDa-like isoform X2: MDSLNLKVTDPNAILSLIEELCDLSYIEIQLKLNTYIQAKTGTKIYFLAPILYERKEIVIHVIGNKVLDHELRLPISSIFNLVINCQKTIMITSSELPKELLQYIYLDRHCIQVPFFLIPVQHHLKQLTALVVCLSGCENKNIDIDTCTKVVLDCFRYCLGYILSSLRCYEETRLKHQCQSILAISRKLITHLGDLTDLLHEIMTEVKKLTNAERCSLFLLENDQQELVAYVFDGISTKKFVKEMRISVNKGIAGHVATTGKLLNIQDTYKHPLFYRGIDEATGFKTKNILCFPIHDENGIVGVAQLCNKIDGLYFDELDEEIATAVSIYCGITIMHSIVYKKMQDAQARNKLSNEIMMYHMKVEDEAVFDLVNYKIKNNIIDFNKFYFSPRDIFYEDMPSYIIKIFNDLNFIKYFKIKMHTLARFILYVKKGYRNASYHNWVHAFSVAHFAYLLIKNLYLIREDYMTYLQAFVFLVSCLCHDIDHRGTNNAFQTTSESVLASLYSSEGSVMERHHFAQTMCVLNTEGCNIFENFNSQEYREALVFLKNNILATDLASHFLNTEKQNEIFRTGYKKHDFEHQKLLSGMLMTCCDLSDQTKNWTVTKKVAELIYEEFFSQGDLEKSMGRTPTEMMDRDKAFIPDLQVQFITDIVEPLFNNLAMLFPMAQPLVKILKYNKTLWEASKKACTQLQLIIDPYKCDNARLVQECNQLHLDLIETEETYQKQIKDLKKQVYKLECECNDLQLVSSRNLQKIKDLETESAKKSKKILDLQGKCLKPIISNIGIGNKKRPCYPLRRPVIEAEPLPKTGSSNSTLPSTHAVEPKILDLLSMADHRMSCLSHEVTKLKGELSLQTDNVYTLQNQLTTKEKEIIRLKKLLEGGRPYSAVAKDCLCKKVDKMHVVSHDIDENNDLKILLQNKQELEQQLKEAVNKQHEAMSQAMKLAERNEELEKELRDIDHIALSVEADCNSAVKENNRRVYRLQEKLEDVMEQVHILESELAVKRREVQELTADLEACKLEKRNIQRTLESTLEEKKKITNKINQLTIIEKSLNDEIERLSKENECQKQDIIQLQYTNKVLKEQLDTEVACGDDLKQLREKGEKNDQNRGKKSMGNRTNVEDSECSSFSQEINIDREEYKSIYKEDEVNKLVNNDRTSDNMRKLIIEKDLQIDNLQQSIKQLENERDYYRNECNCLKQKDESSNKDNVELWTRSYELRCQLNEKEKIIFELQKEKNDLYHERKELEAYKNQQKKTCIPSGSCKIYKPISTCAHLSSTLPHDIHIETTKVMLDSLELERDTARADVQRLTEERDVLYERLKGTQRGTVHGYEDQLEDLQEELRRTKQELTVQRTQFFQLRALQDQTDQALGDVQGQLTQSETELNKAIDRNRNMEQQHLQLDDQVKELKQEINNLHSNMAHLDREKDQLLMVLDEKTEKIVNLERELIHKEQQANSMEQQMRDLQHKNDFSRCFWNWCKVLSLRTRCFCEYRIAKCVSGRLCGSWWTSAFCYRSTTSCGWTQFHSFWTRICVDQSAEYERQFRSLQLEVKNVQRQLETSNTDRENAIQENRRLQDDLAAVMCEVRNLQHELESCRAESYDLKRQLQTYVSEVRRAEEMLNRKENERTEMLNHFRSLSLEATVLENNNHSLESEAAEARGALQTARDRLIDLERQLVDKDCLIRGYETQISELTQNVASMETQLRQQTEQRQRAEADLSAVRDLCIKMDQQKDSLMQQLEDKDVTKTQYETQLVRLRTEQNVIQDQIDRDRATIERLETLLDQARQESIKVQTTNQELQNEMSRLKQKISELQTTLSAESLELRQYQNQAAEYSKQISELRRQVTNERFDRARKEEENRRNQLLRLHLIRT, translated from the exons atgGATTCATTAAACTTGAAAGTAACTGATCCCAATGCAATTCTTTCATTGATAGAAGAATTATGCGATCTATcttatatagaaatacaattgaagttaaatacatat ATACAAGCAAAGACtggtacaaaaatatatttccttgctcctattttatatgaaagaaaagaaatagttatTCATGTAATAGGTAATAAAGTTTTGGATCATGAATTAAGATTACCT atatcaagtatttttaatttggtAATAAATTGCCAGAAAACAATAATGATTACTTCTTCAGAATTACCTAAAGAATTAttgcaatatatttatttagacaGACACTGTATTCAAGTACCATTTTTCCTTATTCCTGTACAACATCATCTGAAACAATTAACAGCATTGGTTGTCTGCTTAAGTGgttgtgaaaataaaaatattgatatagaCACATGTACAAAAGTAGTTCTGGATTGCTTTAG ATATTGCCTTGGATATATTCTAAGCTCTTTAAGATGTTATGAAGAAACTCGATTAAAACATCAATGTCAAAGCATACTTGCTATTTCTAGAAAACTTATTACTCATTTAg GAGATTTAACTGACCTCTTACATGAAATTATGACGGAAGTTAAGAAGCTTACTAATGCAGAACGatgttctttatttcttttggaaAATGATCAACAAGAATTAGTGGCATATGTATTTGATGGAATATCGACGAAAAAG TTTGTTAAAGAAATGCGAATATCTGTTAATAAAGGTATAGCAGGTCATGTTGCTACGACAGGAAaactattaaatattcaagatACCTATAAACATCCATTATTTTATAGAGGTATTGATGAAGCAACAGGTTTCAAAACTAAAAATATACTTTGCTTTCCTATTCATGATGAAAATGGAATTGTTG GCGTTGCTCaactttgtaataaaatagatGGCTTGTATTTTGATGAACTTGATGAAGAAATTGCAACAGCTGTTAGTATTTATTGTGGTATAACAATTATGcatagtatagtatataaaaaaatgcaaGATGCACAAGctagaaataaattaagcaATGAAATCATGATGTATCATATGAAG GTTGAAGATGAAGCTGTTTTTGATTtggttaattataaaattaaaaataatattattgattttaataaattttatttcagtcctagagatatattttatgaggACATGCCTTCTTATATAATCAAGAtctttaatgatttaaatttcatcaaatattttaaaataaaaatgcacaCGTTAGCCAG GTTTATACTCTATGTTAAAAAAGGTTATAGAAATGCATCATATCATAATTGGGTACATGCATTTTCTGTTGCACATTTTGCTTATttactaattaaaaatttatacctTATTAGAGAAGATTATATGACATATTTGCAGGCTTTTGTGTTTTTAGTATCCTGCCTATGTCATGATATAGATCACAGAGGAACTAACAATGCTTTTCAAACTACTTCTGAATCAGTTTTAGCAAGTCTTTACAGTTCCGAAGGTTCGGTTATGGAG agACATCATTTTGCACAAACTATGTGCGTTTTAAATACAGAAGgttgtaatatatttgaaaattttaacagTCAGGAATATAGAGAGGCTTTGGTTTtcctaaaaaataatatacttgcAACTGATTTAGCAAGTCATTTCCTTAATAcagagaaacaaaatgaaatatttagaacTGGCTATAAAAAACATGATTTTGAACACCAGAAACTTCTTTCTGGCATGTTAATGACTTGTTGTGATCTTAGTGATCAAACGAAGAATTGGACAGTTACTAAAAAAGTTgct GAATTAATCTATGAGGAGTTTTTTTCTCAAGGTGACTTAGAAAAAAGTATGGGTAGAACTCCAACAGAAATGATGGATAGAGATAAAGCATTTATTCCAGATCTTCAAGTACAATTCATTACAGATATAGTAGAACCACTTTTTAA TAATTTGGCCATGCTATTTCCTATGGCACAACCACTTGTTAAgatcttaaaatataataaaacattgtGGGAAGCTTCTAAAAAG GCTTGTACTCAACTGCAATTGATAATTGATCCATATAAATGCGACAATGCAAGATTAGTCCAGGAATGTAATCAACTTCATTTGGATCTGATAGAAACAGAAGAAACATATCAAAAACAAATCAAGGATTTGAAGAAACAAGTATACAAATTAGAGTGTGAATGTAATGATCTACAATTAGTTTCTTCtagaaatttgcaaaaaattaaGGATCTTGAAACTGAATCAGCTAAAAAGTCGAAGAAGATATTAGATCTTCAAGGAAAATGCCTAAAACCAATCATAAGCAATATAGGAATCG gtAACAAAAAGCGCCCTTGTTATCCACTTAGAAGACCAGTTATAGAAGCTGAACCATTACCAAAAACAGGAAGTAGTAACAGTACATTACCAAGTACTCATGCTGTAGAACCAAAAATATTAGACTTATTGAGCATGGCAGATCATAGAATGAGCTGTTTAAGCCATGAGGTAACAAAACTTAAAGGAGAATTGTCATTGCAAACCGATAATGTGTACACATTACAAAATCAG ttaacaacaaaagaaaaagagataataagaCTGAAAAAACTGCTAGAGGGTGGTCGGCCATATAGTGCTGTTGCCAAAGATTGCCTTTGCAAAAAAGTTGATAAGATGCATGTTGTATCTCATGATattgatgaaaataatgatttaaagattcttttacaaaataaacaaGAGCTGGAGCAACAGTTAAAAG AAGCAGTAAATAAACAACATGAAGCTATGTCCCAAGCTATGAAACTTGCAGAACGAAatgaagaattagaaaaagaattaagagaTATAGATCATATTGCTTTATCAGTAGAAGCTGATTGTAATTCTGCAgttaaggaaaataatagaagagtATATAGACTTCaa GAAAAGTTAGAAGATGTAATGGAGCAGGTTCATATATTAGAAAGTGAATTAGCAGTGAAGCGTAGAGAAGTACAAGAATTAACAGCAGATCTTGAAGCATGTAAGCTTGAAAAACGTAACATTCAAAGAACATTAGAATCCActttagaagaaaagaaaaaaattacaaacaaaataaatcaattaacaataatag aaaaaagtttaaatgatgaaatagaaagattatctaaagaaaatgaatgtcaaaaacaagatattatacaattacaATATACCAATAAAGTATTGAAAGAGCAATTAGATACAGAAGTTGCTTGCGGAGATGATTTAAAGCAactaagagaaaaaggagaaaaaaatgatcaaaacAGGGGAAAAAAGAGTATGGGAAATAGAACAA atGTAGAAGATAGTGAGTGTTCATCATTTTcgcaagaaataaatattgatagagaagaatataagagtatatataaagaagacgAAGTTAATAAGCtagttaataatgatagaacATCTGATAACAtgcgaaaattaattattgaaaaagatcTACAAATAGACAAT CTACAACAAAGTATAAAACAATTAGAAAACGAGCGAGATTATTACAGAAATGAATGCAATTGCTTGAAGCAAAAAGATGAAAGTTCTAACAAGGATAAC GTTGAATTGTGGACACGGTCTTATGAATTAAGATGTCAacttaatgaaaaagaaaaaataatttttgaattacaaaaagaaaaaaatgatttgtatcatgaaagaaaagaattagaagcttataaaaatcaacaaaaaaaaacttgtataCCTTCTGGGTCttgcaaaatatataaaccaATTAGCACTTGTGCACATCTATCTTCAACATTACCacatgatatacatatagaaactacaaaa GTAATGTTGGATTCTTTGGAGCTTGAAAGGGATACAGCTAGAGCGGATGTTCAACGTTTGACAGAAGAGCGTGATGTACTATATGAAAGACTTAag GGAACACAAAGAGGAACTGTACATGGATATGAGGATCAATTGGAAGATCTTCAAGAAGAATTAAGAAGAACTAAACAAGAATTAACAGTTCAACGTACCCAATTTTTTCAGCTTcg GGCATTGCAGGATCAAACAGATCAAGCACTTGGAGATGTACAGGGTCAATTGACTCAATCAGAGACCGAATTAAATAAGGCGATAGATCGTAACAGAAATATGGAGCAACAGCATTTACAACTTGATGATCAAGTAAAGGAATTGAAACAAGAAATCAACAATCTCCATTCGAATATGGCACATTTAGATCGAGAAAAAGATCAATTATTA ATGGTGTTGGATGAAAAGACTGAAAAAATTGTGAATTTAGAAAGAGAATTGATACATAAAGAGCAACAAGCAAATAGCATGGAACAGCAAATGCGAGATCTACAACATAAAAATGA TTTTAGCAGGTGCTTCTGGAACTGGTGCAAAGTATTGTCCCTTCGGACAAGATGCTTTTGTGAATATCGGATAGCAAAGTGCGTCTCTGGGAGACTGTGCGGTTCCTGGTGGACATCTGCATTCTGCTATCGTTCCACCACCTCCTGCGGCTGGACCCAATTCCATAGTTTCTGGACAAG aatatGTGTTGATCAGAGCGCAGAATATGAACGTCAATTCAGATCTCTGCAGCTCGAAGTAAAAAATGTTCAAAGACAATTGGAAACTTCTAATACCGATCGTGAAAATGCGATTCAAGAAAATCGTCGCTTGCAGGACGATCTCGCTGCTGTTATGTGCGAAGTTCGAAATCTTCAGCATGAATTAGAGTCTTGTCGTGCGGAATCTTACGACTTGAAAAGACAGTTACAGACTTATGTCAGTGAGGTACGACGAGCCGAAGAGATGCTGAATAGAAAG GAGAATGAAAGAACCGAAATGTTGAATCACTTTAGAAGTTTAAGTTTGGAAGCCACGGTATTGGAAAATAACAATCATAGTTTGGAATCTGAAGCAGCAGAGGCAAGGGGAGCTCTTCAAACAGCAAGAGATCGTTTGATAGATTTAGAACGACAGTTAGTGGATAAGGATTGTTTAATAAGGGGCTACGAAACACAG aTAAGTGAATTAACGCAAAACGTCGCCAGCATGGAAACTCAGTTACGCCAGCAAACGGAGCAGAGACAAAGAGCAGAAGCTGATTTAAGTGCAGTAAGGGACTTGTGTATCAAAATGGATCAACAAAAGGATTCACTTATGCAACAACTTGAAGATAAAGATGTAACGAAAACCcag TATGAAACGCAATTGGTAAGATTAAGAACTGAACAGAATGTTATTCAAGATCAAATAGATAGAGACCGTGCAACGATCGAGCGTTTAGAAACTCTACTGGATCAAGCAAGACAAGAATCTATCAAAGTTCAAACGACTAATCAAGAATTACAAAATGAAATGTCGAGACTTAAACAGAAAATATCTGAGCTTCAAACGACATT ATCTGCTGAGTCACTTGAACTTAGACAGTATCAAAATCAAGCTGCAGAGTACAGCAAACAAATCAGCGAGCTTCGCAGACAAGTTACGAATGAGAGATTTGATCGAgctagaaaagaagaagaaaatcgcag GAACCAGTTGCTGCGTCTACATTTAATACGTACATGA